In Candidatus Nealsonbacteria bacterium DGGOD1a, one DNA window encodes the following:
- a CDS encoding HD domain-containing protein: MQDFFDKIPKEVKFAIEELQRAGFQAYVVGGCVRDLLCGNIPSDWDVATSAAPERIQAVFPENFSDNKFGTVTARIKNPGLLGETSFFEIEITPYRIESKYTDKRHPDKVEWADNINDDLSRRDFTVNAIALSYIKEKKTGKLKTETIDLFGGKEDIAAKVIRAVRGPDERFLEDALRMMRAVRFSVSLGKGWHIEAKTEQAIVANAKWLKEVSQERIRDEFVKIIMSDWAADGIDTLRKLGLLDYIMPELLTCYRVGQNKHHIYDCYTHLIKSLEFTAQKNFSMHVRMAALLHDIGKPKSKSGDGPDSTFYNHEIIGAKTAAQILSRMKFPKKDAEKIVRLVRYHLFYYNVGEVGEASIRRLVRNVGRENLEDLLRVRMADRIGSGCPKAEPYKLRHLRYLMEKASLDPISAKMIKANGKDIMDILGIRPGPKVGRILDVLLAQILNDPALNERNYLEAEIRRLGSLGEEELSKISEAAEKQKDAVEIKRDRMTKKKYWVT; the protein is encoded by the coding sequence ATGCAAGATTTTTTCGATAAAATTCCAAAAGAGGTAAAATTCGCCATAGAAGAATTGCAGCGGGCGGGGTTTCAGGCTTATGTCGTGGGCGGTTGCGTGCGCGATCTGCTTTGCGGCAATATCCCTTCGGATTGGGATGTGGCAACCAGCGCGGCGCCGGAGCGGATTCAGGCGGTTTTTCCGGAAAATTTCAGCGACAATAAGTTTGGCACGGTGACCGCCAGGATTAAAAATCCGGGATTATTGGGCGAAACCTCTTTTTTCGAGATCGAAATAACCCCCTATCGCATTGAATCCAAGTACACCGATAAGCGCCATCCAGACAAGGTTGAATGGGCCGACAATATTAACGACGATCTGTCCCGCCGGGATTTTACGGTTAACGCGATCGCGTTGAGCTATATAAAGGAAAAGAAAACCGGCAAACTGAAAACCGAAACGATAGATTTGTTCGGGGGAAAAGAAGATATCGCGGCAAAAGTGATCCGCGCGGTTCGGGGCCCCGACGAACGCTTTCTTGAGGACGCGCTAAGGATGATGCGCGCGGTAAGGTTTTCCGTGTCCTTGGGGAAAGGGTGGCATATCGAGGCCAAAACCGAACAGGCAATCGTCGCCAACGCCAAATGGCTTAAAGAAGTTTCCCAGGAGCGGATTCGCGACGAATTCGTGAAAATAATAATGTCGGACTGGGCGGCTGACGGTATCGATACATTGAGAAAGCTTGGCTTGCTGGATTATATTATGCCGGAACTTTTGACATGTTACCGAGTGGGCCAGAATAAGCATCATATATATGACTGTTACACCCATTTGATAAAATCTCTCGAATTTACCGCTCAAAAAAATTTCAGCATGCATGTTCGGATGGCCGCGTTGTTGCATGACATCGGCAAACCCAAATCTAAATCCGGCGACGGTCCGGATTCGACTTTTTATAACCACGAAATAATTGGCGCCAAAACTGCGGCCCAAATCCTTTCTCGAATGAAATTTCCCAAAAAAGACGCGGAAAAAATTGTGCGGCTGGTTAGATATCATTTGTTTTATTACAATGTGGGCGAAGTCGGCGAAGCCTCGATTCGGCGGTTGGTGCGCAATGTTGGCCGGGAAAATTTGGAAGATTTATTGCGGGTGAGGATGGCGGACCGCATCGGTTCCGGATGTCCCAAAGCCGAGCCGTATAAATTGCGGCACTTGCGCTATCTTATGGAAAAAGCTTCGCTTGACCCTATTTCAGCCAAAATGATCAAGGCGAACGGTAAAGATATTATGGATATCCTTGGTATCCGGCCCGGACCGAAGGTCGGTCGGATACTTGATGTTTTGCTGGCGCAGATTTTAAACGATCCGGCGCTTAACGAAAGAAATTATCTTGAGGCCGAGATCAGGCGGCTTGGAAGTCTTGGCGAAGAGGAATTGTCAAAGATTTCCGAAGCCGCGGAAAAACAAAAAGACGCGGTGGAAATAAAACGCGATCGGATGACGAAGAAAAAGTATTGGGTGACATGA
- a CDS encoding pilin encodes MKKNARFIAFLGMFILPLTAFAEDEKLLKCGGPDQPSCGICDLFTLVNTAIDVILKGLIPLVAVLIIAWAGFRMMLNQGNTDVAKQSKGIMLAVAIGLVVMFSSYAVVGLVLDSMGYVQMNNPLDWAPDCKVDAIE; translated from the coding sequence ATGAAAAAAAACGCGCGGTTTATCGCTTTTTTGGGAATGTTTATATTGCCGCTCACCGCTTTCGCGGAAGATGAAAAATTGTTGAAATGCGGCGGGCCGGATCAGCCATCGTGCGGAATCTGCGATCTTTTCACTTTGGTCAATACCGCAATCGATGTAATTTTGAAAGGATTGATACCGCTGGTCGCCGTATTGATAATCGCTTGGGCGGGGTTCAGGATGATGCTCAACCAAGGGAATACCGATGTGGCCAAACAATCCAAAGGAATAATGCTGGCGGTCGCCATCGGACTGGTTGTTATGTTTTCCAGTTACGCGGTCGTGGGTCTGGTATTGGATTCAATGGGATATGTGCAAATGAACAACCCTCTTGACTGGGCGCCTGATTGCAAGGTTGATGCCATTGAATAA
- the rpsO gene encoding 30S ribosomal protein S15, with protein sequence MLTTEEKAKLIDKYKLHEEDTGSPRVQIALLSEEIDRLQKHLKKHGKDIHSKRGLLKMVSKRRKFLNYLRDINVTQYAQTLKQLGLKK encoded by the coding sequence ATGTTAACCACCGAAGAAAAAGCGAAACTGATCGATAAGTATAAATTACACGAAGAGGACACCGGGTCTCCCCGCGTACAAATCGCGCTGTTAAGCGAAGAAATCGACCGCTTGCAGAAACATTTGAAAAAACACGGCAAAGATATCCATTCCAAGAGAGGGCTCTTGAAAATGGTATCCAAACGCCGCAAGTTTCTTAATTATTTGCGCGACATCAATGTTACCCAATACGCGCAAACCCTGAAGCAATTAGGTCTGAAAAAGTAA
- a CDS encoding NYN domain-containing protein — MILQPNAQRIAVLIDVQNLYYSARNLYQARVNFNEILKTAVGRRSLIRAFAYVVRTKTGEEKPFFDALIKLGIETRIRDLQEYYDGLKKADWDVGITVDAIRISPSVDTIVLASGDGDFQQLVEYLENQGKRVEIIAFGRSASSKLKEIADAFIDMEKEPERFLLKK; from the coding sequence ATGATATTGCAACCAAACGCCCAGCGCATCGCGGTGTTAATTGATGTGCAAAATCTGTATTATTCGGCGCGCAACCTTTATCAGGCGCGCGTCAATTTCAACGAGATTTTAAAAACCGCGGTCGGACGCCGAAGCCTGATCCGCGCGTTTGCTTATGTGGTGCGCACAAAAACCGGCGAGGAAAAACCATTTTTCGACGCGTTGATAAAACTTGGCATCGAAACCCGAATCCGCGATTTGCAGGAATATTATGACGGGCTGAAAAAAGCGGACTGGGATGTGGGCATTACGGTTGACGCCATCCGTATTTCACCTTCGGTGGACACGATCGTATTGGCTTCGGGGGACGGCGACTTTCAACAATTGGTTGAATATCTGGAAAACCAAGGCAAGCGGGTGGAAATAATCGCTTTCGGCCGGTCGGCATCGTCAAAATTAAAAGAAATCGCCGATGCGTTTATTGATATGGAAAAAGAGCCGGAACGATTTTTGCTTAAAAAATAA
- a CDS encoding polyribonucleotide nucleotidyltransferase: MDAEKNKFSLTLGGKELSVEVNDLAGQANGSAVVRYGDTMVLTTAVMAKKEKPDMGFFPLMVDYEEKYYAAGKIKGPRFIKRETRPSDEAICNARQIDRSIRPLFDDRLKNEVQTIATVLSWDAENEPDILSMFGISCSLTISNIPWNGPAASVRVGYLDGEYIINPTYEQRAKSAIDVVFAGIIRDNDIVANMIEGGFDQAQEEMVLEAFRFAKPYIKQLIDFQNEIAKSIGKPKMALKEPAFGADYEDELRGQLGNDLKDALYQKQKDARQESMDAAKTKLEEYIAKTYPEDMERLKFAKSFFEKEIDNVLHEVILTTGLRPDGRTFNQLRPLSARVAVIPRTHGSALFQRGETKALSSATLGAPGDQQLLDGMEITGKKRFLHHYNFPPYSCGEVRFLRAPGRREIGHGMLAEKTLLPLIPSVEDFPYTIRVTSEIVSSNGSTSMAALSAATLALMDAGVPIKAPATGISMGLVSKGANNYKVLTDIQGPEDHHGDMDFKVAGTRLGINAIQMDVKIDGITEKMMADILEQGKKARYQILDVIEGTLSAPRPELSPYAPRIIIIHINPEKIREVIGPGGKMINEIIAETGVQIDIEDDGTVFITAEKPEAGQKATEWIQNITREVKVGEIFQGVVKRIMNFGAFVEILPGQEGMVHISKLADHRVNKVEDVVNIGDMISVKVVEIDDHGRINLSLKDAKRN, translated from the coding sequence ATGGACGCTGAAAAAAACAAGTTTTCCCTGACGCTGGGGGGCAAAGAACTGTCGGTCGAGGTCAATGATTTGGCCGGACAAGCCAACGGTTCGGCGGTAGTGCGCTATGGCGACACCATGGTGCTGACCACCGCGGTTATGGCAAAAAAAGAAAAACCTGATATGGGATTTTTTCCGCTGATGGTCGATTATGAAGAAAAATATTACGCCGCCGGAAAAATCAAAGGGCCAAGATTCATCAAAAGAGAGACTCGGCCTTCCGACGAAGCGATTTGCAACGCGCGCCAAATTGACCGCTCGATAAGGCCTCTTTTTGACGACCGCCTGAAAAACGAAGTCCAAACCATTGCCACGGTTTTGTCGTGGGACGCGGAAAACGAACCCGACATTCTTAGCATGTTCGGCATTTCCTGCTCACTGACAATCTCGAACATCCCATGGAACGGCCCGGCGGCCTCGGTGCGCGTAGGTTATCTTGACGGCGAATATATCATTAACCCAACCTACGAACAAAGAGCGAAAAGCGCGATCGATGTAGTATTCGCGGGAATCATCCGCGACAATGATATTGTCGCCAATATGATCGAAGGCGGTTTTGACCAAGCTCAAGAAGAAATGGTTTTGGAAGCTTTTCGGTTCGCCAAACCTTACATCAAACAGCTGATTGATTTCCAGAACGAAATCGCCAAAAGTATCGGCAAACCCAAAATGGCGCTCAAGGAACCGGCATTCGGAGCCGATTATGAAGACGAATTGCGCGGCCAACTTGGAAACGATCTAAAGGACGCTCTCTACCAAAAACAAAAAGACGCGCGCCAGGAATCAATGGACGCGGCCAAAACCAAACTCGAGGAATACATCGCCAAAACCTACCCGGAAGACATGGAAAGACTCAAGTTCGCCAAATCCTTCTTTGAAAAAGAAATCGACAATGTTTTGCACGAAGTTATTTTAACCACGGGCTTGCGGCCCGATGGACGGACTTTTAATCAATTACGGCCGCTTTCCGCGCGAGTAGCGGTCATCCCGCGGACTCACGGTTCCGCTCTTTTCCAAAGAGGCGAAACCAAGGCCCTTTCCAGCGCCACCTTGGGTGCGCCCGGAGACCAGCAGCTGCTTGACGGGATGGAAATCACCGGCAAAAAGCGATTTTTGCATCATTATAATTTCCCGCCTTATTCCTGCGGAGAAGTGAGGTTCTTGCGCGCGCCGGGACGGCGCGAAATCGGGCATGGCATGCTGGCCGAAAAAACTCTTCTGCCGCTGATTCCTTCGGTGGAAGATTTCCCCTATACCATCCGCGTAACATCCGAAATCGTTTCTTCCAACGGATCAACTTCCATGGCCGCTTTATCGGCCGCGACTCTGGCGCTGATGGACGCCGGCGTGCCGATCAAAGCGCCCGCGACCGGCATCTCAATGGGTTTGGTTTCAAAAGGCGCGAACAATTATAAAGTTCTCACCGACATACAAGGTCCCGAAGACCACCACGGCGATATGGATTTCAAAGTGGCCGGCACCCGGCTTGGCATCAATGCCATCCAAATGGATGTTAAAATCGACGGCATCACCGAAAAGATGATGGCTGATATTCTGGAGCAGGGCAAAAAAGCGCGCTACCAAATACTGGATGTGATCGAAGGCACATTAAGCGCGCCGCGGCCGGAATTGTCGCCTTATGCTCCGCGTATCATTATTATCCATATCAACCCTGAAAAAATTCGCGAAGTCATCGGACCGGGCGGTAAAATGATCAATGAAATTATCGCCGAAACCGGCGTTCAGATTGATATTGAAGACGATGGAACGGTTTTCATTACCGCGGAAAAGCCGGAGGCCGGGCAAAAAGCCACGGAATGGATACAGAACATCACCCGCGAAGTCAAGGTGGGGGAGATATTTCAAGGCGTGGTAAAACGCATAATGAACTTTGGCGCGTTCGTGGAAATATTGCCGGGCCAGGAAGGAATGGTGCATATCTCAAAACTGGCCGATCATCGCGTCAATAAAGTTGAAGATGTGGTGAACATCGGCGATATGATATCGGTGAAAGTCGTCGAAATCGACGACCATGGGCGAATCAACCTGTCGTTAAAAGACGCGAAAAGAAATTAG
- a CDS encoding YifB family Mg chelatase-like AAA ATPase: MPSKIFSAAIAGLDAQIIEVEVETSYGLRRFDIVGLPDKSVQEARERVGAAIESAGFTSPHHLPVKVLVSLAPADLKKEGSLYDLPIALGYLAASEKIKFDPAGKIFLGELALDGRLRPAKGTICFAIACRQKGIKEIILPKENSKEASLIDGLRVIGVETLEQTIAYLEGRIAIDPAAKVKAADGEKKFENDLGLISGQESSKRALEIVAGGGHNLSMWGPPGTGKTLLAKALPTILPPLSFDESLEVTKIYSICGLLSADSPLAINRPFRAPHHTTSDAALIGGGNPPRPGEITLAHRGILFLDEFPEFHRDTLEALRQPIEEGAINVLRARHALSLPARFTLVLASNPCPCGNFGNPEKRCVCSSSQIAMYRKKLSGPLMDRIDLFINVPAVKYEKLASAEFDPENSSRRIRERVCLCRDIQRERFGDEHTNAEMNISQVKQYCRIDQSSEKLLKAAVDSGKLSARGYHRVLKVSRTIADLAGSEEIKFNHISEALAYRPIETV; the protein is encoded by the coding sequence ATGCCGTCAAAAATATTTTCTGCGGCGATCGCCGGACTGGACGCCCAAATAATTGAAGTGGAGGTGGAAACTTCGTATGGATTGCGAAGATTCGATATTGTCGGCCTGCCTGACAAATCAGTGCAGGAAGCCCGGGAACGGGTTGGCGCGGCAATCGAAAGCGCCGGCTTCACATCGCCGCACCATCTTCCGGTCAAAGTCCTGGTTTCTTTGGCGCCCGCCGATCTGAAAAAAGAGGGCTCTCTGTATGATCTTCCCATTGCTTTGGGATATCTTGCCGCAAGCGAAAAAATTAAATTTGATCCGGCAGGAAAAATTTTTCTCGGCGAACTGGCCTTGGACGGAAGATTGCGTCCGGCCAAAGGCACGATTTGTTTCGCAATCGCCTGCCGCCAGAAAGGAATAAAGGAAATTATTCTTCCCAAAGAAAATTCCAAAGAAGCCAGTCTCATTGACGGGCTACGGGTAATCGGAGTTGAAACGCTGGAACAAACGATCGCTTATCTGGAAGGCCGGATCGCGATCGACCCGGCGGCGAAAGTAAAAGCCGCGGACGGGGAGAAAAAATTTGAAAATGATTTAGGGCTCATCTCGGGTCAGGAATCTTCAAAGCGCGCCCTTGAAATCGTTGCCGGCGGCGGGCACAATCTTTCGATGTGGGGGCCGCCGGGAACCGGAAAAACTCTGCTGGCAAAAGCTCTGCCCACGATACTCCCGCCGCTATCCTTTGATGAATCGCTTGAAGTTACCAAAATATACAGCATTTGCGGATTATTATCCGCCGATTCGCCGCTGGCCATAAACCGCCCGTTCCGAGCGCCCCACCATACGACTTCCGATGCCGCGCTTATCGGCGGCGGCAATCCGCCGCGCCCGGGTGAAATTACCCTCGCTCATCGAGGAATACTTTTTTTGGATGAATTTCCGGAATTCCACCGCGACACGCTTGAAGCGTTGCGCCAACCGATAGAGGAGGGGGCAATCAATGTCCTGCGCGCCCGACACGCATTGTCTTTGCCGGCAAGATTCACTCTCGTGCTCGCGTCAAACCCTTGCCCATGCGGCAATTTTGGCAACCCGGAAAAACGATGCGTCTGCTCAAGCTCCCAAATCGCGATGTACCGCAAAAAGCTCTCCGGTCCGTTGATGGATCGCATTGATCTTTTTATCAATGTACCCGCCGTAAAGTATGAAAAGCTCGCGAGCGCGGAATTCGACCCGGAAAACTCCAGCCGGCGGATAAGAGAACGCGTTTGCTTGTGCCGCGACATCCAGCGGGAAAGATTCGGCGACGAACACACCAACGCGGAAATGAATATCTCCCAGGTTAAACAATACTGCCGGATAGATCAATCCTCGGAAAAACTTTTGAAAGCCGCGGTCGATTCGGGCAAGCTTTCCGCGCGCGGCTACCACCGCGTGTTAAAAGTCAGCCGCACCATCGCCGATCTTGCCGGATCGGAAGAAATAAAATTCAATCATATTTCCGAAGCTTTGGCATACCGGCCAATCGAAACCGTTTAA
- a CDS encoding LysM peptidoglycan-binding domain-containing M23 family metallopeptidase: protein MNIKLQLKNFAKLLLIGAVLFVVCSAVSNYVVKCVSAKTSTVCQADLAKDMVARSDKQAKPESPSYLMAGDACVKAAVPPIVVTPKVLGAIVGDAQDCEMNADSLKTIVEYQTEQNDTISSLAEKFSVSSDTILWANDLAKGAVLKPGRQLIIPPVTGVIHYVVSGDTMAKIALEYQAKIDEIVAFNELDGENDVFIGDVIIVPNGKMPKPVIAKKPLSSSGAQSSSHGLQDSALVSGNYFLCPVGAACKKTQGLHFRNAVDLTGGYCGAPIYAAASGTVTKSKTGWNGGAGNNISISHLGGTIITHYYHLQTLSVVQGQEVKKGDVIGFMGKTGQSTGCHLHFEVIGAANPFNK from the coding sequence ATGAATATCAAACTTCAATTAAAAAATTTCGCCAAACTTCTTCTTATCGGAGCGGTTTTGTTTGTTGTTTGTTCGGCCGTGTCAAATTATGTTGTTAAATGCGTATCGGCGAAAACAAGCACTGTTTGCCAAGCGGATTTAGCCAAGGATATGGTTGCCCGGTCCGATAAACAAGCCAAGCCCGAATCGCCCAGCTATTTGATGGCGGGCGACGCTTGCGTTAAAGCGGCGGTGCCGCCGATTGTGGTAACCCCCAAGGTACTGGGGGCGATTGTTGGCGATGCCCAAGATTGCGAAATGAATGCGGATTCGCTCAAAACAATCGTTGAATATCAGACGGAACAAAACGATACGATATCGAGCTTGGCGGAGAAATTCAGCGTCAGTTCGGATACGATTCTCTGGGCAAACGATCTGGCGAAAGGGGCGGTTTTGAAGCCCGGGCGGCAGTTGATCATTCCGCCGGTCACCGGCGTTATCCATTATGTCGTTTCGGGTGACACAATGGCGAAAATTGCTTTGGAATATCAAGCCAAAATCGATGAAATAGTCGCTTTTAACGAGCTTGACGGAGAAAACGATGTGTTTATCGGCGATGTGATTATCGTGCCGAATGGTAAAATGCCCAAGCCGGTGATCGCGAAAAAACCTCTTTCTTCGTCCGGAGCCCAAAGTTCAAGCCATGGATTGCAAGATTCGGCGTTGGTATCGGGTAATTATTTTCTTTGTCCGGTGGGCGCGGCTTGCAAAAAGACGCAAGGGTTGCATTTTCGCAACGCGGTTGATTTAACCGGCGGTTATTGCGGCGCGCCGATATATGCCGCCGCATCGGGCACCGTGACGAAATCCAAAACCGGCTGGAATGGCGGCGCCGGAAACAATATTTCAATTTCTCATTTGGGCGGAACAATCATCACTCATTATTATCATTTGCAAACCCTTTCCGTTGTTCAGGGACAGGAAGTTAAAAAGGGCGATGTAATCGGCTTTATGGGGAAAACCGGGCAATCAACCGGATGCCACTTGCATTTTGAAGTCATTGGCGCGGCCAACCCATTCAACAAGTAA
- the rsmA gene encoding 16S rRNA (adenine(1518)-N(6)/adenine(1519)-N(6))-dimethyltransferase RsmA yields MHRKLEKKQTITPKKGLGQNFLTQIGVIEKLVKTAGIKQGETILEIGPGTGNLTAELAKRGDKIIAIEKDADMMAILEKRFLKTPNVEISNGNALRFNEAEISSPYKIAANLPFYLTAPLIRKFLESANPPLSLTVIVQKEVAQRICAVPPKMNLLAVSTQFYAAAKIIDYISKGNFWPVPKVDCAILQVIPRTHIYEGGGTGKKFTEQFFKIVKAGFSHPRKQLANNLAKQLKLNKEKIAAWLAGGGIDSNRRAETLTVADWVKLTQTRPMDYTK; encoded by the coding sequence ATGCATCGAAAACTCGAAAAAAAACAAACCATAACTCCCAAAAAAGGCCTGGGGCAAAATTTTTTAACGCAAATCGGAGTGATCGAAAAGCTGGTCAAAACCGCCGGAATAAAACAAGGAGAAACGATTCTCGAAATCGGGCCCGGCACCGGCAATTTAACCGCCGAACTGGCAAAACGCGGCGACAAAATAATCGCCATCGAAAAAGACGCGGATATGATGGCAATCCTAGAAAAAAGGTTTTTAAAAACGCCCAATGTCGAAATATCAAACGGCAATGCGCTGCGCTTCAATGAAGCCGAAATTTCTTCTCCGTATAAAATCGCGGCCAATTTGCCGTTCTATTTAACCGCGCCGCTGATCCGCAAGTTCTTGGAAAGCGCCAACCCGCCATTATCGCTGACCGTGATCGTGCAAAAAGAAGTCGCCCAACGAATATGCGCCGTGCCGCCCAAAATGAATTTGCTGGCGGTTTCGACGCAGTTTTACGCCGCGGCCAAAATTATTGATTACATTTCCAAAGGAAATTTCTGGCCCGTGCCCAAAGTTGATTGCGCCATTCTGCAAGTCATTCCGCGCACGCATATATATGAAGGGGGAGGGACCGGCAAAAAATTCACCGAACAATTTTTCAAAATCGTAAAAGCCGGATTTTCCCACCCGCGCAAACAGTTGGCAAACAATCTGGCCAAACAATTAAAACTCAATAAAGAAAAAATCGCCGCGTGGCTGGCCGGCGGCGGCATTGATTCCAACCGGCGAGCCGAAACTCTGACGGTCGCCGACTGGGTGAAGCTTACGCAAACCCGACCGATGGATTATACTAAATAG